A genome region from Arachis duranensis cultivar V14167 chromosome 8, aradu.V14167.gnm2.J7QH, whole genome shotgun sequence includes the following:
- the LOC107463105 gene encoding inositol polyphosphate multikinase beta, whose translation MFKIPEHQVAGHQAKDGVLGPLIDDSGNFYKPLQNDERGSKEIAFYTSLSSDPRVPDNIRRYFPIFRGTKAINASDGSGLQPHLVLEDVVSSYQSPFVMDIKIGSRTWDPQASESYIEKCLKKDRESSSLTLGFRISGLKLVTSSKDASVWQPGRKFLQNLAANDAKLVLSRFVSSNVSSNDNIHPDRSFASKVFGGPSGILEQLLELKKWFEVQTIFHFYSCSVLMVYERESLMKGSSSSGALVKLVDFAHVADAKGAIDHNFLGGLCSLIKFISDVLEAPVENGFCNNYCSKDEH comes from the coding sequence ATGTTTAAGATCCCAGAGCACCAAGTTGCTGGTCATCAAGCCAAAGATGGTGTCCTTGGCCCCCTAATAGACGATTCTGGAAACTTCTACAAGCCTCTTCAAAATGATGAACGTGGTTCCAAAGAAATTGCATTTTATACCTCCCTGTCTTCTGATCCCAGGGTCCCCGACAACATTCGCAGATACTTCCCCATTTTTCGTGGTACTAAGGCTATCAATGCATCTGATGGCTCTGGCTTACAACCCCATCTTGTTTTGGAAGATGTTGTCTCCAGTTACCAGAGCCCATTTGTAATGGATATCAAAATTGGTTCTAGGACTTGGGATCCGCAAGCTTCTGAGTCCTACATTGAAAAGTGTTTAAAAAAGGATAGAGAATCCTCTAGCCTGACATTGGGTTTTAGAATATCAGGATTGAAGTTAGTGACCTCCTCCAAAGATGCATCGGTCTGGCAGCCGGGCAGGAAGTTTCTTCAGAACCTAGCTGCCAACGATGCCAAATTGGTATTGAGTAGGTTTGTTTCTTCCAACGTGTCTTCAAATGATAACATACACCCAGATCGTTCTTTTGCGTCTAAGGTTTTTGGTGGACCTTCTGGAATTTTGGAACAGCTACTGGAACTTAAGAAATGGTTTGAGGTTCAAactatttttcatttctattcTTGTTCTGTCCTCATGGTATATGAAAGGGAATCTCTGATGAAAGGAAGTAGTAGTTCAGGTGCTCTTGTTAAACTTGTTGACTTTGCACATGTGGCGGATGCAAAAGGTGCCATTGATCACAACTTCTTGGGAGGGCTTTGTTCTTTAATTAAGTTCATTTCAGATGTATTGGAGGCACCTGTTGAAAACGGCTTTTGTAACAATTACTGTTCTAAAGATGAACACTGA
- the LOC107463026 gene encoding LOW QUALITY PROTEIN: uncharacterized protein LOC107463026 (The sequence of the model RefSeq protein was modified relative to this genomic sequence to represent the inferred CDS: deleted 2 bases in 1 codon), whose protein sequence is MSFSRLLQVTLQNSLFCFSPSSNSTLSFPFFTLPLPPTQKPLIAKASFSSNMVKAIRVHELGGPQVLKWEDVEIGEPKEGEVRVTNKAIGLNFIDVYFRKGVYKAPSLPFTPGMEAVGVVTAVGSGLTGRKVGDLVAYAGQPMGSYAEEXXXXVPSSIDPVVGASIMLKGMTAQFLVRRCFKVEPGHTVLVQAAAGGVGSLLCQWANALGATVIGTVSSKEKAAQAKEDGCHHTIIYTEEDFVARVNEITSGNGVEVVYDSVGKDTFQGSLACLKLRGYLVNFGQSSGTPDPVPLSTLAAKSLFLTRPSLMQYNVTRDELLESAGEVFTNVASGVLKVRVNHTYPLSEAAKAHEDLENRKTSGSIVLIP, encoded by the exons ATGTCATTTTCAAGGCTACTACAAGTCACACTCCAGAACTCCCTTTTTTGTTTCTCACCCTCTTCAAATTCAACTCTTTCATTCCCCTTCTTCACCCTTCCACTTCCACCAACTCAAAAACCTCTCATTGCTAAAGCTTCATTCTCATCAAACATGGTCAAAGCTATCAGAGTTCATGAACTCGGTGGCCCTCAG GTTCTGAAGTGGGAGGATGTGGAAATCGGAGAGCCAAAAGAAGGCGAGGTGCGCGTGACGAACAAAGCCATTGGACTTAATTTTATCGATGTCTACTTTCGGAAAGGAGTTTACAAAGCCCCCTCATTGCCTTTCACCCCAG GTATGGAAGCTGTTGGGGTTGTCACAGCCGTTGGTTCTGGACTCACTGGTAGGAAGGTTGGAGATCTTGTTGCGTATGCAGGTCAACCAATGGGCTCATATGCTGAAGAGNNNNNNNNN NNTGTACCCTCCTCAATTGACCCAGTTGTTGGGGCATCTATCATGCTGAAGGGCATGACAGCTCAGTTCTTGGTTCGCCGTTGTTTCAAG GTTGAACCTGGTCATACTGTCCTTGTACAAGCAGCAGCTGGTGGAGTTGGATCCCTATTGTGCCAGTGGGCAAATGCACTTGGCGCAACAGTTATTGGAACTGTATCTAGTAAAGAGAAGGCAGCTCAAGCCAAGGAGGATGGCTGCCATCATACTATAATCTATACTGAAGAGGATTTTGTTGCTCGAGTCAATGAAATTACATCTGGAAATGGAGTCGAAGTAGTTTACGATTCAGTAGGAAAGGATACTTTTCAG GGATCTTTGGCTTGTTTAAAACTTCGAGGCTACTTGGTAAATTTCGGGCAGTCATCAGGTACTCCTGATCCCGTTCCATTGTCTACCCTGGCTGCAAAATCCTTGTTCTTGACAAGGCCAAGTCTAATGCAATACAATGTCACTCGTGACGAGCTATTGGAGTCTGCTGGAGAGGTGTTTACTAATGTTGCTTCTGGTGTGTTGAAGGTGCGAGTTAACCATACTTACCCTTTGTCTGAGGCTGCAAAAGCACATGAAGATCTTGAGAATAGGAAGACCTCAGGGTCTATTGTGTTGATACCTTGA